The DNA region ACTTTAGATGTGGTGTATTCGTGCCTCAATCCAGTTCAATTGAATGTCATTTAGTCATTAGATGTTTACCTTGTTTTTATTTGTCCTACATTTTTTGCAGAGACATCTGGTGGATTTGTATTTCTGATGTCAATTGCAAAACCTACGACCTCAGACTCTCTGTATGCTATGAAATCAGAGGAGGAAAATGATTCCCTTGACACTATCATTGGACAAGTTGCGAAAGAGCCATCTATTTCTTTCTCAAGGGCCGGGGATAGCCCAGTCCCGTGGATTCAGCTACTTCATGCCTTAGATCAACAAGGTACTGGAAACTAATTTGTATAAATACAACTTTGTTTGATTATAGAAGTAGTGAACCATTAGATTGAGCTTTGTGCCATACCTAATGGGGAGTATCCTGAGTTTGTTTTGCCTTTCTTGGTCCACTGCTACGGCCAATGGCGGTTTTAATATTCATATTATATGTCATAAGAAGGCAGTTTGGTTATAAGTGTTTGATGACACATGTTACTTCTGGCAGAACTTCCAGGTTGGCCCCTGCACTCTCCTATTAAAGTGCAGATGCAAAAGTGTGACAAATGCCCACGAGAGTTTTGCTCATCCATCAACTACAGAAGACACATACGTGTACGCCATCGGTTGAAAAAGCTTGATAAGGTGTCCCATCTATTTTAAACTGTTATAAATTTGTCTATTGTTTTTCTGTGTGTTGCGACTGTGAGCATCTTTTGCCGTCCATCGTGTTCAAAATACTTATTTTGTTTAAATCTTGTAGGATTCTTCTAAAAATAGGGAGCTTCTACGTGAATTTTGGGACAAGGTACAATTTATTCTTTGAATACTTTACGTTAGGGATACCTTCTTCTTAGTGTATGTGCAGCTTAATCCTTACATGGTTTGGTGTTTGTCTAGCTCTCGCCAGAAGAGGCAAAAGAAGCTGTATCATTCAATAATGTGACTTTGGAGGTATTTTCTGTTACTTGCCTGTGTTTTTATGGCATGCATCATAAGTTATAATCATGTACCGCGGTATGCATGTGGTGTAATTTAAGTGACAAATTTTCCCCCTCTTATGCCTAGATTGATCACAGATGAACCAAAGTAGGACAGTAATGTGTTTTTATCCCAACTGATCATAGTTTTGAATTGACCAAGATTTGTTCTTTGCGCCTTCCTCCAGTTAATTTCTAGTGGGCTTCATTTTTTCCAAAGTcattatattttttgttaaattgttACTTAAGTGCAATCATTTGAAAGGAACTGTTTTTAAAAGAGATCtcctaatttaatatattttctaGGAAGTTCCAGGGTCTTCAATTATAAAGGCATTGACAATACTTATAAGGAAACCGGGATTTTCTTCTTTGCCTCACGTTTGTTTGAAGGCTGGTCCTGCCCTTCTGGTAAGACATTATGCTTTTTCTTGTGTATGAGTTTTTATTGTAATGAACTGCCACATTGCCTGTTCAGTGGATATGATATGTttgattcttttctttttatccaGGATATTGTTCAAGCTAGACCTTCCAGATTTCCCATATCATCCCAGGAGTTATTCTCTATCCTCGATGATGCAAGTGAAAAGACGTTTCTGTGTGGGACAGCCATATCAATGCAGAGATATGTTTTTGATGGAGAGGCTGGGAAAATTGGCCTTGAATCAAAAAACTTAGTTGCTTGTACAAGCTTCCTGGTGGAACAGATATTGGTAAGTTTCTGgtttcttttccatcttttaaTATGGTTGATTTTACTCTCTTTTTCGCGTTTAAATTCGTGGTGATTTTTTGCTCAGTTGAAAGCCTGGCATGCTGACAAGGATGCGGAAGCTTTGAGGTTACAGAAGTTGCtagtggaggaagaagaagctgctCAAAGAAGGTACACAACAAGCCTTTCTATTTGATTTTCAGCACATTTCAGTTTTTCAATTGTGTCGGTGGGAAGATTTTCAGTGCCTCTTTAAACTCGGCACTCTGTAGAGTATAGACCAGCATGACTGGGTAATCTGTTGCCTGTTGTTTTTTTATCAGTTGCATAATCTATTCGGTCTTATTTTCTGAATAACTGTAGGCAAGAAGAGCTCTTGGAAAGGAAAAGGCAGAAGAAGCTTAGGCAGAAAGAACAGAAGGAAAAGGATCAAGGACATGGGGAGAAGGTTGATGTTAAGGAGAACATTGATGAAACTCTGGAGGCTGTGCCACTCGTAGAAACATCTAGTCCTTCAGCAACATTTGATTCTGACACGGCCAGTTCGGATGTGCTGGATCATGTCTGCTTATCACTTGAACCATTCCATTTCTCAAATACGGATGAAAATGCAGATCTCGAATCTCAGACTGGAGTTAGCGTTGGACATGTTGATTCGGCGAGTGGACCAAATGTTGAACGGCGGGTGGTGCAAGGAAATGGTAGTCGGCGTGCAGTTGCTCGATGGCACATGTCTCCAAAATCACAGCGGTGTGTGCCCAATGGATTTCATGGAGGCCATAGTTCTCAAACAGCGAAGCATTCATCCATACACCACCACGGTAACCACAGGGATGTAAGGGCTGCTTCCAGTGGCAATAGAGTATGGAGTCGAAAGCCCAAACCAGAATATGATGGGGGGAGTTTGAAAGCTGGAGTACAGGAAGAAGCATCTGAACCAGATCAAATCAAGAACCATGAGGTTTTGATTGGTTCTATACCAGTCAATCTTGGAAATTTTTGCCAGGAAAGTAATAATCTGGCTGGTGTTCATGATGACTGTCTTTCGGAGAAAGGTCAAATGCTAAAGGACAATCTTCAGGATAAAACCAATAAACCTGATCTGGTACAGAGTGGCACAAACCGGTCAacagtgaagctttggaggccAGTGAGCCGGAATGGAACAAAAGGTCCTACGCCAATTCAGAATGGCAGCAAAGAATCTGACATAAATGTGGTAGCTGAAAAGGGCAACAGCCAAAGCCCTTACAGTGAAAATTGTAAAAGATCGTGTGTTGTGGATGGCCATAATGATGGAAACGGGAACGGCTCTACTCACCCCGATGAAACACAAAGCCTGGGCTTCTGTAGCCGTGCGGCAGAAGATTTTCTTGCACAGAGTGAGTTCAGCTCCATTTTGTATCTTGTTCTATTTTCTCTTTTGTACAAGCAGCTCCCGGTTAAAGTTAATTAACcctgaaatacaatacaataagGACACGTCTTGTTTGTGCAGGATGGAAGGAGGCTATTGCTGCAGATCATGTGGAATTGGTTCTATTCCAAGACTCCGAACCTCCCAGATGCCCAGACAATCAAAATGACGGTGAAGTAGGAGCGAATCATTTGTTGAAGTCTAAACACAGCATTCTTGGCAATGCGGAAAACAGGCTTGTAGATGGGGAGGCATTTGATTTGCCAACTGCTGGAGCTGCTAAAGTCAGGCGCAGGACGAAGCATGACAAGGGTGTGAAGGTTAAGTACATTCCGAAACATAGCACAGTTGCCTAGTAATAGAGGGTAAAGAGatcgtttttcttcttttttttgggggTTATACAGCATGCACAGTTTAGCCAATGATTGTATTCTTAGCAGCAGAAGGGTCCAGTTTTACCAGCGGTCTTCTGTCAGAAAATCGAAGAAAAAGTTTTGGaagataagttttttttttggttatagTTCCCTCTTCTCTTTGTCATAGCAGATTGATTAGAGtaagatttttcttctctttggcAGAAGTTTCTGTAATGAATTTGGTTCTTTGGTTTGAGCCGTCATTGTCCGTTGCTATGCATTGTTTGTACCGTCTTGATGACATCATCAATGAGCCCGACAGACCAAACGAGTTGGTTTCTGGACAGGCGTTTCGTTTGTGAAGGTTGCATTTGTGATGTCGTTTCAGGTTACAGTATTTGAAGTTGTAAAGGGTGATATTTTTTGATCAAATTCGATTGTGTAAACTTTCCAATCGACTGAATTTCCTCTATTTTCGGGCTAGCACATGGGCTACAGGTGACCAATTTCCATGGGCCAAGCCACTTGGCCCGGAAGATTGCGCCTCCACGGCCCCTCTTCCTGCACACCTATTAAtcttggtttttggttttcagcTTAACGAGAAATCATATTAGTCACCACCAAGTAATCACAATGTCACGTGTTAATCTAACTATACATGATCTTGTGTTATTGAACCGAGACGTTACAGTAGTCGTGTATCCGGTCCAACAATATCCTTCTGGTACTAATGTATATTacaacaaattttgtttttatgattaACAGTGCTGGCATGCTCaagattttctttttcattacgTTGAAAATCGATTTTACTATATAGACGTTTATAACCTCCTCCTCCATTCCATGTAATTATAATCTTTACCATAACATTGCCATTcataaatcaaattatttcGTGGATTGGATTTCACTTGACTGTCTACGGCTGAGCCACTTTGACTTGGACAAAAGTATTTAAGATATAAAATCATGTCCACTCCCTCTCCTGTCACCAAAACCTGTTTCCTGAAATCCCTATTAGACTGCCACCTGTCCGCCCTCCCCACCTTATGCTTTACCctatcttcttccttttctcccCATCTCTTCCTCTTTAACGCTCTGTCTAATCTTCTCCACTCTctcacaactctctctctcatcaactCTGCTTTCTCTGCaaccaaaccctaaccctaaccctactCGGTTTAATCAACAGAAACACAGAAAAAAAATGTCAGGTGGGGTTGGTCCAACCTGCAGTGACATCAGCCTCCCCAAAGAACAAGAGCATGAATTCAAAGAACACAACGACGAAACCTCCTCAAAACTCAGCTCCCACCAAAAGTCCCCAACTTCACACTCCACCGCCACCGCCTCTCCGCGCAAAGCCGGTGGCGGTCTGTTCTCCTTCCGGCAGCTCAACGCCCTCGCCGTCGTCGTCGTCCTCTCCGCCAGCGGCATGGTAAGCCCCCAAGACTTCGCCTTCGTCGTCTTCTCCGTGATCTACATGCACTTCATCTCCAAAGTTGCTTTCCCCATCCTCGGTTCCTCCAGAGACCCCACGGTTTTCAACCCCCAAAACAAAGTCCTCCGCCTCTACGTCCTAACCGGCGCTATCATCGGCCTCCTGCTCCCCATTGCCTACATTTTGGAGGGAATTTTCGAAGGCGATAAACAAGGCATCAGCGCCGCTTCCCCGCACGTTTTTCTCCTTGCCAGTCAGGTGTTCATGGAAGGAATGGCTTTTGCCGACCGGTTTTCGACTCCCATACGTGTTTTCGTGCCGGTTTTCTACAATTCCAGGCGGATTTTCACCATTGTGGAGTGGCTGAAGAGCGAGTTTTCTAAGGAGCATGAGGAGTACGGTGGATCTGCAAAAAGATTGTATGTGGGGAGAGGGCTTGCTATTGCTAATATGGCGTTTTGGTGCTTCAATTTATTTGGGTTCTTGCTGCCTGTCTATCTTCCTAGGGCTTTCAAGAAGTACTACTCCGCCCATAAACTGAAAGATTATTGATCTTCAGTGTactaatttcttcttctttgttttccttttcgtttcttaatgtccaaaagaaaaataaatgaataaaagaTCTGCATATAATGTGAATTTGATTAGAGAAGAATCTGAATTTAATGAATACTACTTGtctctttctttttaaaaaTGGGGAACATCTATGACTTCGACACGGCAGTCCACCCATTTAGGGTCAGAAGACGACATTTCAGACTTCTCCTAATCATTATCTTGTGGTTCATCAGCGTCAGAAATCGAACTTACAACGTGctgtttggaatattcttttAATCACTATCGTGAAATTCACTAACATCAGAAATCGAACTCAGAACATTTTGGAATACAGGCCTGAAATTTGTTCTAACCACTTGAAAAGGGCATTGGTGCGTAAATGTTTTTTATAACGtcaccaaaagaagaaaaaccatGCATCAATTTCTAAGGTCTCCTGTTCACAACCTTATATATGAGAAACTGATTTCACGAAGTCGTTTCATGAAACGAGTGCATGCAAGTTTTTCACAATCATTGAATCCGCTCCGTGAACCTAAGATGATATATGGCTTTCCAACATATTCAAAACGACCATATTGTACAAGGTTTTTGAAATAacctttatttttcatttcaatttcattacatcAACTGAAAGCACTTGCAACTTCTTGCAAGACTCTCCAAAAGCCAAATGGGGCCTGTAtatgaaatgaaaaagaaaaggtaCATCTGCAAAATTCGGCATCGTTTCAAGAAAGTCCAGGAGGCGGCCGCCATCGATGGCGGCTCAAGGAAAAAAACAGAGCAAAGTCTGCTCCTCATGAATAACCACAAAAGAGAACATAAACCAATGAGGAAAACTATGCTCCCTAATGTAGCCTCTGAGTtcctcattcttttttttttttttgacatctGTTCGCTTCCTTTCTTCGAAATGGTAGATGCCCACAGAACGAAAAATGCATTTGGTGATggaaaaatcaaacaaatataCTCACATGCCGGCAACACCAAAAACACTGCTCTCTCTCTTCTAAGCTTGTGCAGCAGCGAACCCCATCGGTAGCATCTGTTCCAATCACTCAAGCTGCTGGACATTCTGATTAAATAGCGCTCTCTAGTAGATCATTATCTCCTGTCCAAACCTGCAAATCACCCGGTAACTTTGTCAGTCTAACCAATTTGCACTCAATCTAGTCTCCCACTCACTCAATCACTCTTGATATCAGAGGATGTATTGGGACATACTTGTACATCCACGTGCAGAGCCATTGCCGTTTATATTTATTGGTGCAAGTCTCCTCTCTTGACCTAAAGATAAAATTTCCTGCATCCTTTCTGGCCAATCCGAATTTAATCTTCGTGCAAAATCCTCCACTTCCCTACATAAAGCATACAATATAAAGGAATATAAGACAAACAGTCTTGCAATAATCATAAAAATCTGTAGATTCGACTGAGTAACCGTGGAAGGGGATATTTAACAGGGGCAGAGAATAATTTCCGTGTATGTTGAGACAATGGTTATCATAATTCATATAGACAGTTAAATATTAGCATTGTGATCATTCTTTTTAATATGCTCTACAAATATTACCTGTCAAGCTCTTCCTTCATGGCAGGATCTAAATCATCATCCAAATCACCATCATCAAAGTCAAGCTTTGGTGAAAAGGTAACAGATGTAGAATCTTGCAACTTTGAAGAACTGGGAGACAACAACTCAACATTGATTGTGTCACCATCGTGGGAAGCAGAAGAAAGTGTATCCAAGTCCTAGAAATGTAGACAAAGACAGAGAATTCACAAACAAGTTCTAACACATGCAGGAAAAATTCACTAGCATACTAATACACGAACATACACAAGTGTGTGCTGTGGTGAGCGAGAGAGAAGAACCAACCTTATTATGTCCATTTACATTGGTTGAAGAATCTTTTGGATGATCTTTTCTTCTTCGattcttctttttattcttaTTGGTCTTAATCCCCTTTGCTTCTGCATAGTGTATCAGATTCTAGTAGGTTGAGAGTAGATAACGATTAACAACATAGGTCTATCAAATACAACTTTCATTTGACAAGAGATAGTAGTACAGAGAGTAAAAAATCTTGAATACTTCATTAAGTATCCATGATACTGAATCTACTGACAGAAGTACCTATTAAAAACTATGTAACTGAATCCACTGATTGAAGTACCTATCAAAAACTAtgtaaacccaaaaaaaattctGCTCCTTGTCCATGGAGCAAAAGTAGGGATGCCGATAACGTTCAACAGAGTGGTCCTttggaagcaaaatcaattaaaaaaaaattatctattaAGAATTTGAGAGCCAACCATACTACAACTTCAAACAGCAAAAgttagaaaaaaaatcaatgtgtGAGAACAAAGGCAGAAAACCAGGATAAAGAGAAATAATTTCTGAATCATACGTCTATTTCCACCATTTATAAATGTCAAGAGATCGTCAACTGAACGCTCATCGACACGCTCCTCCTCAGCCTCAACATTctgaaacaaataaataactttCTATTAATGCGATCATATATGCACAGGCTTTAATGCTTCAAGCCTCCAACTGCATCATTACATGTGTGTACTTTGCACAGAACTCAAGTAATAAACATTGTGACATATAAATTTACCACATGTATTGCATTAAACATATGGTAAAGGCTTCAAACTCTTCAAGTAAAAGTAAGCACCttcagtttctctctctcttttaatTCTTTCCTCTTTCTAGCATATAACCGATTGAGAAGCCGGATACGTGGATCATCAGTTATGTTTCTCAGAGGTTCCAACTTCTCCTCCTGGATTGAACCATTTATACATGAAAACCATGGATGGAAGAAAAAAAGCCAATAACTTTCGATAGTAACAAACCTCTGTGAGGTCATCAGGTAAATGAAATGTCTCACGTATCTCCTCGGGTGTTTTTCCTTCAATAATTCGAGCAAGTGCTCGGCTGGTGAGATCAACCAAAGGCTTCAATTGGAGGCTGTCAGCAGCAGATGTCAACTCGCATAACTTTTTTGTATCCATTCGAATAAATTTCTCATCAAAAGTTTTGCGCTCCTACACATGATAACAATACTATCAAACACATAAATTACTTCTGACTTCACCATATACATGATGAAGATGGATAAAAGACTATCAAAACCACCCCTTTTTGGGCCACATAAGGGGTAACAATACTTTCTCCAAGTTTTTTACATAAGCTTCTCACTGTTGATTGCCAATTGGAAATTAACATCATGTATGAACAGAAAAACAAACTACAAGTGGTAGAATCATATATCAGACCTTATTAGAGCGACCGGGTACTTGATGAAACCGACAGTAGTCAAGTATTAAGCCCAAAATGGCAGGATTAACTCGTTGAGGAAGTGATATAGCATAGTTTTTGGAAGATCCCATTCCTGTTTGCAATATTTCCCGGCATATCATCGGACAGAACATGGCAACCTCTTCTTCTACTTGTTGGATTGAGCCGTCGGCAGTTTGAAGCCAGATGTAAGATTTCATCTATTTGCACAAACATAAGGAAAATTTAGGAGGGATTCAAAAGAGAAACACAACTAGTACTCCTATATCAATCTTAGCTTGAACTACAACATATACAACCCACAGAACCAATAACCCTAGGTGCAGCAGTCCTAGTCACTAGCTTATATTTCATTTCTACACTGCTGAACCCttcaataattaaaatacaaattTCCTAACATGAAATACCACTTGAAGACAAAACTTATTCCGACCATTATGCACAAGCCCTGGCTACCAAAGAAACTACAATTCTCCATAGATTCCACCAAGAGTTCATCCAGAAACAAACTAATTCTTTTACTATGAATCTATACTATACCTATACATTTCCCATCATACTCAAGTGACAAAGGATCCTTAAATATACATGTGCTGCTGAAATCATAAACTGTGAAAACAAAATGTAAATAATCTAACCTATCTAAATTACGATTTGTAATTCATCACACAATGAAGTAGCATACCTCAGGTTTGACAACCGCCATGACACCTTCTGACATTTGACAGTGACACCACAACTAACTTTCAGAAGAGGTGAACCAGAAACCACCTTTTACCTCCACTAAAACAAGGAGTTACAGGGAAAATGGACCTTTTCCTTATTCAAAAGCTTGACTTGATTAACTAAGCACAAAATAGTTGTCAGTGCTTCCCAAAATGATACGATCTTGAATCCCAACAAAATGTGTATTAGCATTCTTATTTGGAGAGCTTTATCAAATATTTTTCCTGTATTCAAGGTAAAACACAATAAGATATGGGGAACAAACAAGAGATGATAGGCCTCAAATTTCAAGACAACCGTTCtcattaaatatttattctaattCAACTATAACAGTTAACAGCGGTAACTGTAATATAACAAGAAAATGAGGAAGTATATTTATGGAGGATTTCACTGAAGCTTCTCAATATCTTTGTGCGCACAAAtgggaaagaaaaatgagaaaagatTACAATGCATGAGTGATATTGACGAGCAGATAGACTGGTTGTTACCTAAGGGAGCAGATCGGCTTGGCCACGACAGTATGTTCCAATTGTATTGGTTTTCACTTGTTCTTATTCTTTATACCCTTAAATTCTCATACAACATACAAATTATGAATAGCCCATCTAGAACCATCTAGGAGGTTGGGAAAGTTGAGAAAAACTAAGTTTCACACTAGCAGCACAAAGCTCAATACTCCACACCAGACGAACATATTAAAGATTCAATGATAGATACAATACAAAATAGCACGTAATATGCATAAACCAGCAGTCAGAACTCAATGTAGCATTCGAGTCTGCCAAAAGAAACAACGGGGCAATATGTGCAAAGGACACAACTTGGAAGCCCATCTATTGAGTTCTTCAATCTCCATGACCCCAAATGAAATAAGGACGAAAAGAGAAAAGTGTAATGCAACCAATTAGTTGAGTaattaagcaaaaaaaaaattgaaaaggttaAAAAAACAGTTGGGTTAGCTGGCCAATAAGATGTGATATTACAAACCATGTCAAACGGTTGCTAGGAAACCGAAAAGCCGAATTCCGGGACATTCAAACGACATTTCAGATTATAGACCATGCCAAATGGTTTTCAGAATCCAACCCAGTTTTCATTTCCCATCAAGTAAAAATCTTTAACTTCCATTGTTGATAATTCCACCTCACAACTAACAAAATCCTTATCAACAGTActaattctatataaattaaatttagggtttattcacatgaaaaaaaaatcaaaccacaATCCCATCAAAAAACAATCAATCGATTTCACAATCCTGAATTGGGGAAAACACAATTAGCAAAAGttgcatgcataaatcaataccatatgaaaattttcaattggAGAAAGGGCGGTGAGCGTACCTCAACTACGAGCTGAAATGCATGGAAAATTTGGAGATGTGGGAAATTTGGGGGTGGGGAGCTAGGGTTTCTGGAAGGCTTTCTGCTCTGTTCTTTCTGTGTGTTCCTGTATCATTTCTCTTCTAGCTATCACGATTTGGAGTCCGTCTGTGGGCGGTTGTGTCCGGCACGTGACTCTATCGAAGGGGAGGCGCCCTCGCACGTGCTGATAGTTAGGGTTTCGGACTTTTGGGTGGAGGAGGGGATTGGCCCGGTTGGCGTTTGAGCGGGTCGGGTTGTGAGATGTCCAGTACGACGTGGGTTGGGCGAGGTTTTGGTGAAATGGGCCACGACAAGCAGCAAATATGGGCCACTCAACGGCCCACAATGATGTTTCTCCTTGTGCCCACTCAATTTTTGCGGatgtttttttgttgaattatgtAAAGTCTTGCACCGAAAATTTGACAGAATTAAATACAATTTATGTTAAATAattttactattatttttttttgaaatattttgtgaaaaaacaTTATACATGTCTTGTTATGTAGATCTTAAAATGTAAGTTGTGGAAAAGTACATctctttaaaatttgacatggtATCAGTGTTGGCCGATAACTGATCTAGATTTATTCTGAGCAGAAAAACCTGGAGTTTGGAATCGAAAATAGACTCGTCCAATCTTCAGTTTGGTTTGTTGGTCTAAATTTTTTACAAGAACTAGAACGAACCAAACCGAATAAATCTTATTagtttggttttcaattttaaagATGATTTGGTACGAATTGAACCATGTCCAGCATACTAAAAATGTCACGGTGTCAAACAATATCAACAAGCTATGTCAATAAATAACAACCATGTATAACGCATTGAAGTTTGCTTGAAAAAGATTAAACTCAAACTACAAGATAAACCCaaataaacaaatcatcaaCAATAAAATTCATTTCGATCTTATCACTTTGGTGTAATCAATGTGCTTAAATGCATGTTGAAGAAACGGTACATATCCAATAACACTATTATTTACCAAATTGGTGAATAAGGTGGTGATGATatctttggtatttttttttttaagaaacgatattatctactaAAAATGTGAGGGAGCGGGCTTAGTCTCATAATGTgcgcaataatgtgattcaattttgtCTAtgatgagaatcgaacctaaaacatcTTTGATAATTACATTAACCTTTCCAAACTTTGTGATCATCC from Malus domestica chromosome 01, GDT2T_hap1 includes:
- the LOC103442874 gene encoding uncharacterized protein — its product is MSIAKPTTSDSLYAMKSEEENDSLDTIIGQVAKEPSISFSRAGDSPVPWIQLLHALDQQELPGWPLHSPIKVQMQKCDKCPREFCSSINYRRHIRVRHRLKKLDKDSSKNRELLREFWDKLSPEEAKEAVSFNNVTLEEVPGSSIIKALTILIRKPGFSSLPHVCLKAGPALLDIVQARPSRFPISSQELFSILDDASEKTFLCGTAISMQRYVFDGEAGKIGLESKNLVACTSFLVEQILLKAWHADKDAEALRLQKLLVEEEEAAQRRQEELLERKRQKKLRQKEQKEKDQGHGEKVDVKENIDETLEAVPLVETSSPSATFDSDTASSDVLDHVCLSLEPFHFSNTDENADLESQTGVSVGHVDSASGPNVERRVVQGNGSRRAVARWHMSPKSQRCVPNGFHGGHSSQTAKHSSIHHHGNHRDVRAASSGNRVWSRKPKPEYDGGSLKAGVQEEASEPDQIKNHEVLIGSIPVNLGNFCQESNNLAGVHDDCLSEKGQMLKDNLQDKTNKPDLVQSGTNRSTVKLWRPVSRNGTKGPTPIQNGSKESDINVVAEKGNSQSPYSENCKRSCVVDGHNDGNGNGSTHPDETQSLGFCSRAAEDFLAQRWKEAIAADHVELVLFQDSEPPRCPDNQNDGEVGANHLLKSKHSILGNAENRLVDGEAFDLPTAGAAKVRRRTKHDKGVKVKYIPKHSTVA
- the LOC114826479 gene encoding uncharacterized protein — translated: MSGGVGPTCSDISLPKEQEHEFKEHNDETSSKLSSHQKSPTSHSTATASPRKAGGGLFSFRQLNALAVVVVLSASGMVSPQDFAFVVFSVIYMHFISKVAFPILGSSRDPTVFNPQNKVLRLYVLTGAIIGLLLPIAYILEGIFEGDKQGISAASPHVFLLASQVFMEGMAFADRFSTPIRVFVPVFYNSRRIFTIVEWLKSEFSKEHEEYGGSAKRLYVGRGLAIANMAFWCFNLFGFLLPVYLPRAFKKYYSAHKLKDY
- the LOC103442892 gene encoding SKP1-like protein 21, coding for MSEGVMAVVKPEMKSYIWLQTADGSIQQVEEEVAMFCPMICREILQTGMGSSKNYAISLPQRVNPAILGLILDYCRFHQVPGRSNKERKTFDEKFIRMDTKKLCELTSAADSLQLKPLVDLTSRALARIIEGKTPEEIRETFHLPDDLTEEEKLEPLRNITDDPRIRLLNRLYARKRKELKEREKLKNVEAEEERVDERSVDDLLTFINGGNRQAKGIKTNKNKKKNRRRKDHPKDSSTNVNGHNKDLDTLSSASHDGDTINVELLSPSSSKLQDSTSVTFSPKLDFDDGDLDDDLDPAMKEELDREVEDFARRLNSDWPERMQEILSLGQERRLAPININGNGSARGCTSLDRR